The following are encoded in a window of Ruminiclostridium herbifermentans genomic DNA:
- the ychF gene encoding redox-regulated ATPase YchF produces the protein MKLGIVGLPNVGKSTLFNAITKAGAESANYPFCTIEPNVGIVAVPDERLDMLAKMYNPEKNTPTVIEFVDIAGLVKGASKGEGLGNKFLSHIREVDAIVHVVRCFEDGNIIHVDGSIGPKRDVETINLELIFADLEMLERRIDRTKKMMKSGDKKFLSELEVFEKIKLHLESGKPARSISFDQEQQQIVDQLFLITSKPVLYAANVSEDDLSNLNENKFLAELKELAQEEGSEVMVICAKIEEEIAQLSDDEKADFLEAMGLEESGLDKLVKASYRILGLISFLTAGPQEVRAWTIIKGTKAPQAAGKIHSDFERGFIRAEIVSYDDLISCGTYTAAKEKGLVRSEGKDYVMQDGDVTLFRFNV, from the coding sequence ATGAAACTAGGTATTGTAGGTCTACCAAATGTAGGAAAAAGCACTCTATTTAATGCTATTACAAAGGCTGGCGCAGAAAGCGCTAACTATCCTTTTTGTACTATCGAACCAAATGTTGGAATCGTAGCTGTTCCCGATGAAAGATTAGATATGCTTGCAAAAATGTATAATCCTGAGAAAAACACCCCAACAGTAATTGAATTTGTTGATATTGCAGGTTTAGTTAAGGGCGCTAGCAAAGGTGAGGGACTTGGCAATAAATTCTTATCTCACATAAGAGAAGTTGATGCTATCGTTCATGTTGTTAGGTGTTTTGAAGATGGAAACATTATTCATGTTGACGGTTCAATTGGTCCAAAAAGAGATGTTGAAACTATCAATTTAGAGCTCATATTTGCTGATTTGGAGATGCTGGAGCGTAGAATTGATAGAACTAAAAAAATGATGAAATCAGGGGATAAGAAATTCCTATCTGAGTTAGAGGTATTCGAAAAAATCAAATTACATTTAGAAAGCGGCAAGCCTGCTAGGTCAATAAGCTTCGATCAGGAGCAGCAGCAAATTGTTGACCAGTTGTTTTTAATCACATCAAAACCAGTATTATATGCTGCAAATGTTTCTGAAGATGATTTATCTAACCTAAATGAAAATAAGTTTTTAGCTGAACTTAAGGAACTTGCTCAAGAAGAAGGCTCCGAGGTTATGGTTATTTGCGCCAAAATCGAAGAAGAAATTGCTCAGCTTTCTGATGATGAAAAAGCTGATTTCCTTGAAGCTATGGGATTAGAAGAGTCTGGTTTAGACAAATTAGTTAAAGCCAGCTACAGGATTCTTGGTCTTATTAGTTTCCTTACGGCTGGTCCACAAGAGGTTAGGGCTTGGACTATTATCAAGGGAACAAAAGCACCTCAAGCTGCAGGGAAAATTCACAGTGATTTTGAAAGAGGTTTTATTAGAGCTGAAATCGTTTCATATGATGATTTAATAAGTTGTGGCACATATACTGCTGCAAAAGAAAAAGGGCTGGTCAGGTCGGAAGGAAAAGATTACGTTATGCAAGACGGAGATGTTACCTTATTCAGATTTAACGTATAG
- a CDS encoding chemotaxis protein CheW: MADIQVVIFNLKNELCSVDTSIVYKIEKYSDVSLVPEMPDYIRGIYNLRGRVVPIVDLNKRFNMGDSEITGKTKIIITEKDNQLFGFIVDNVLEIITLNENSIDKSEAVLKINNNKYIKGIGKKDEKLFSIIDLNEILNMNEVNEVLSNDAFSDNK; encoded by the coding sequence ATGGCTGACATACAGGTTGTTATATTTAATTTGAAAAATGAGTTATGCAGTGTAGATACATCAATTGTTTATAAAATTGAAAAATATAGTGATGTTTCTCTTGTTCCAGAGATGCCAGACTATATCAGAGGCATATATAATCTTAGAGGCAGAGTTGTTCCAATTGTAGATTTGAATAAGAGATTTAATATGGGTGATTCAGAGATAACAGGTAAAACAAAGATTATTATTACTGAAAAAGATAACCAGTTATTTGGATTTATAGTTGATAATGTTCTTGAAATAATAACTCTAAATGAAAATTCAATTGACAAGTCAGAAGCAGTTTTAAAAATTAATAATAACAAATATATTAAGGGAATAGGGAAGAAGGACGAAAAGCTATTCTCAATTATTGATTTAAATGAAATTTTGAATATGAATGAGGTAAATGAAGTATTGTCAAATGATGCATTTTCAGATAATAAATAA
- a CDS encoding DUF896 domain-containing protein, with protein sequence MERSKIERLNQLAKKAKTDTLTSSELAERDELRKEYIAAFRSNLKATLDNTIIVDQQGNRRSLRKDN encoded by the coding sequence ATGGAAAGAAGCAAAATTGAACGTCTGAACCAATTAGCTAAAAAAGCAAAAACAGATACACTTACAAGTTCAGAGTTAGCGGAAAGAGATGAACTAAGAAAAGAGTATATTGCTGCTTTCAGATCAAATCTAAAAGCAACTTTGGATAATACTATTATAGTTGACCAACAAGGGAACAGAAGAAGCTTAAGAAAGGATAATTGA
- a CDS encoding class I SAM-dependent rRNA methyltransferase, translating into MAKAFIVKGKESRTEYGHPWIFKSDISHIDADIEPGDIVDVYSSKNKFLGRGFYNPKSQITIRMLTYEHEEINFEFLYNRINNAWNYRKQVADINSCRVIFAESDFLPALVVDKFSDILVVQTLALGIDRFKNDIVNILDEIIKPRGIYERNDVPVRLLEGLEMQKGFLKGSFDTLVEMTENGVKFLVDVENGQKTGFFLDQKENRAAIAPFVKNAKVLDCFTHTGSFALHAGLYGAKSVLGIDISEHAVKCATKNAEINGLDNVVKFQAANTFDILREYYDNNEIFDTIILDPPAFTKTKNAVQGAIRGYKEINLRAMKIIKSGGYLITCSCSQHVDSNLFMDILYDAAADAKKRVRVVEYRSQAKDHPVLLASPETEYLKCAILQVV; encoded by the coding sequence ATGGCTAAAGCCTTTATAGTTAAAGGAAAAGAAAGCAGAACAGAATATGGACATCCCTGGATTTTTAAAAGTGATATTTCTCATATAGATGCAGATATTGAGCCAGGCGATATTGTAGATGTATATAGCAGCAAAAATAAATTTCTCGGACGTGGTTTTTATAACCCTAAATCCCAGATAACAATTCGAATGTTGACATATGAGCACGAAGAAATCAACTTCGAATTTCTATATAATCGAATAAATAATGCTTGGAATTATAGAAAGCAAGTTGCAGACATTAACAGCTGCCGTGTTATTTTTGCTGAATCAGATTTTCTGCCTGCTCTTGTTGTAGATAAATTTTCAGATATTTTAGTTGTTCAGACACTTGCACTTGGAATAGATAGATTTAAAAATGATATTGTCAATATACTTGATGAAATAATAAAACCAAGAGGCATTTATGAAAGAAATGATGTTCCAGTAAGACTACTTGAAGGCTTAGAAATGCAAAAGGGCTTTTTAAAAGGATCTTTTGACACTCTTGTTGAAATGACTGAAAATGGAGTAAAGTTTTTAGTTGACGTAGAAAATGGCCAAAAAACAGGCTTCTTTCTTGATCAAAAGGAAAACAGAGCCGCTATTGCTCCTTTTGTAAAGAATGCAAAAGTTTTGGATTGCTTTACGCATACTGGCTCATTTGCACTTCACGCAGGATTATATGGAGCAAAAAGTGTCTTAGGAATAGATATATCTGAGCATGCTGTAAAATGTGCTACAAAAAATGCTGAGATTAATGGTTTAGATAATGTAGTTAAATTTCAAGCAGCCAACACCTTTGATATTTTACGTGAATACTATGATAACAATGAGATTTTTGACACAATTATACTTGACCCTCCAGCATTTACAAAAACAAAAAATGCTGTTCAGGGAGCAATCAGAGGTTACAAGGAAATAAACCTACGTGCAATGAAAATAATAAAAAGCGGAGGCTATCTAATTACTTGTTCATGCTCTCAACATGTTGACTCCAATTTATTTATGGATATTTTATATGATGCTGCAGCTGATGCAAAAAAGAGAGTACGAGTTGTTGAATATAGATCACAGGCGAAAGACCACCCAGTCCTGCTTGCTTCTCCAGAAACTGAATATTTAAAATGTGCTATTTTGCAGGTAGTTTAG
- a CDS encoding ABC transporter ATP-binding protein: MNNNIIKRLLKYILNNKLYVFGALVCAAFSNVLMIVGPFIIGKGVDNIIDMGNVNFERVKYYAFIVIGLYLISAAFQWSLQVLTSKLSNKTVEEIRSNLFEHVTKMPLKFFDSNSHGDIMARLTGDIENISEGIYQSVTQFITGIISIVGSLVFMFILNPVITLVVIIMTPITFIIAAFITRKSSKMFSAQSKLNGELNGYIEEIISNQNVVKAFNFEKSSMERFEEINNKLYNSGRWAQFYSSLVNPSTRLVNNITYVLLGMTGGIASLAGRLSIGYISSFLTYSTYFSQPINNITSVTTQLQSAIASAKRVFTIMDSDIEIEQSIDDIELKDTEGNVCFEDITFSYNPQIPLIKNFSLKVNKGSRIAIVGPTGAGKTTLVNLLMRFYDVNSGNIYIDNININKISKDSLRKSFGMVLQDTWLFKGTVRENISYGKPEASIEEIINAAKAANAHNFIKRLPKGYDTELTEGAGNLSQGQKQLITIARVMLVLPSMLILDEATSSVDTRTELNIQKAFLRMMEGRTSFIIAHRLSTIREADLILVLNNGQIVEQGNHEQLLKKGGFYSNLYYSQYDNQ; the protein is encoded by the coding sequence ATGAATAATAATATAATAAAACGCCTCTTAAAATATATTTTAAACAACAAGCTATATGTATTTGGAGCACTAGTTTGTGCAGCTTTTAGTAATGTTCTTATGATAGTAGGGCCCTTTATTATAGGAAAGGGTGTTGACAATATCATTGACATGGGAAATGTTAATTTTGAGAGAGTAAAGTACTATGCTTTTATTGTAATTGGACTTTATTTAATTAGTGCTGCTTTTCAATGGAGTTTGCAGGTTTTGACCAGCAAGTTGTCAAATAAAACTGTTGAAGAAATTAGAAGCAATTTATTTGAACATGTTACAAAGATGCCATTAAAATTTTTTGATTCAAATTCTCATGGAGATATAATGGCTAGATTGACAGGAGACATAGAAAATATATCCGAGGGTATTTATCAATCTGTTACGCAGTTTATAACAGGAATTATATCAATTGTAGGTTCGCTGGTTTTTATGTTTATTTTAAATCCTGTTATTACGCTTGTTGTAATTATAATGACACCTATTACTTTTATTATTGCGGCATTTATAACAAGGAAATCATCAAAAATGTTTTCTGCTCAATCTAAGCTAAATGGCGAATTAAATGGATATATAGAAGAGATAATAAGCAATCAGAATGTGGTAAAGGCATTTAATTTTGAGAAATCTTCAATGGAGAGATTTGAAGAAATAAATAATAAGTTGTATAATAGTGGTAGATGGGCACAATTTTATTCGTCGCTTGTAAATCCTTCAACACGTTTAGTAAATAATATTACTTATGTTTTACTCGGAATGACTGGTGGAATTGCTTCTCTAGCAGGTCGTTTAAGCATAGGATATATTTCAAGCTTTTTGACATATTCCACATATTTTTCTCAGCCAATAAATAATATTACAAGTGTAACCACTCAGCTTCAATCAGCAATAGCTTCAGCGAAAAGGGTATTTACTATAATGGATAGTGATATTGAAATAGAGCAAAGCATAGATGATATTGAGCTAAAGGACACAGAAGGTAATGTTTGTTTTGAGGATATAACTTTTTCCTATAATCCACAAATACCGTTAATCAAGAATTTTAGCCTGAAGGTTAATAAAGGCTCAAGAATTGCTATTGTTGGTCCAACTGGTGCAGGTAAAACAACTTTGGTAAATCTTCTTATGCGTTTTTATGATGTAAATAGTGGGAATATATATATTGACAACATTAATATAAATAAAATATCAAAGGATAGCTTAAGAAAATCTTTTGGTATGGTATTGCAGGATACTTGGCTCTTTAAGGGTACGGTAAGAGAGAATATTTCATATGGAAAACCAGAGGCATCTATCGAAGAAATAATTAATGCTGCTAAGGCAGCTAATGCACATAATTTTATAAAGAGGCTTCCGAAAGGCTATGACACAGAACTTACAGAAGGTGCAGGCAATTTGTCTCAAGGGCAGAAGCAACTTATTACCATAGCAAGAGTAATGCTAGTACTGCCATCAATGCTTATTCTAGACGAAGCAACCAGCAGTGTAGACACAAGAACAGAACTAAATATTCAAAAAGCTTTTCTCAGAATGATGGAGGGACGAACTAGCTTTATAATTGCCCATAGACTTTCAACAATTAGGGAGGCAGACCTAATACTAGTACTTAATAATGGACAGATTGTGGAACAGGGAAACCATGAGCAATTACTAAAAAAAGGAGGATTTTACTCTAACTTGTATTACAGCCAATATGATAATCAGTAG
- a CDS encoding ABC transporter ATP-binding protein, with the protein MFKLVKYLKPYLKQVTLGPAFKLFEAILELLIPLMMAKLIDNGVRANNSSYIYMMGGLMVITAITGACSAYICQYYASIASQGFGTTMRNLLFKRVQSFSLNEIDKIGVPSLINRITSDVNQLQFAVAMLIRLVVRVPFLCIGGLIMAMLINLKLSLILLVIMPIFLVFIYIIMSRTVPLYKAVQKKLDTLSVIIRENLSGVRVIRAFARLDKERERFVKSNKEYAEASISVGRISALLNPVTTVVVNLGIAAILWFGGIEVYKGSMTQGEVIAYINYVNMILSALIVLANLVVTFTKAAASANRVNEILELEPSIVDKADFSESIINSDYDLETEKSIKNSSTKVKASNQLKSEEDEKPIIQFKNVSFSYSESSEYALKNISLEINKGQRVGIIGSTGAGKSTLVNLIIRFYDTTEGSVYVEGRNVKDYTQKELRDKIGLVPQKSVLFSGTIEDNLRWGNKEASQEEIEEAARIAQAYDFIVKKEEGFKSMISQGGANLSGGQKQRLAIARAIVKKPEILILDDSMSALDYATDAAFRKMLSEKLSDKTIIMVTQRVSTIKNADLIIVLDDGEIVGMGNNDYLLENCLVYQEIYNSQDEEKEAQNE; encoded by the coding sequence TTGTTTAAGTTAGTTAAGTATTTAAAGCCATACTTAAAGCAAGTAACTTTAGGACCTGCTTTTAAGCTGTTTGAAGCTATATTAGAGTTGCTTATACCATTAATGATGGCAAAGTTAATTGATAATGGAGTAAGAGCAAATAATTCATCATACATTTATATGATGGGCGGATTGATGGTAATAACAGCAATAACAGGTGCTTGTTCTGCATATATTTGTCAATATTATGCATCAATAGCATCGCAGGGCTTTGGAACTACAATGAGAAATTTGCTGTTTAAGAGAGTCCAAAGCTTTTCGTTAAATGAGATAGATAAAATTGGCGTACCTTCGTTAATAAATAGAATAACAAGTGATGTTAATCAGCTGCAATTTGCTGTTGCTATGCTTATACGGCTTGTTGTAAGGGTGCCGTTTTTATGTATTGGCGGTTTAATTATGGCCATGCTTATAAATTTGAAGCTTTCTTTAATATTGTTGGTTATAATGCCTATTTTTTTGGTTTTTATTTATATTATAATGTCACGTACAGTACCCCTTTATAAAGCTGTGCAAAAAAAGCTGGATACACTTTCTGTTATTATTAGGGAAAATTTATCAGGAGTCAGAGTCATAAGGGCTTTTGCAAGATTGGACAAGGAAAGAGAGCGTTTTGTTAAAAGTAATAAAGAATATGCTGAGGCTTCCATTAGCGTTGGGAGGATTTCTGCATTGTTAAATCCTGTGACTACAGTTGTTGTGAACCTTGGGATTGCTGCCATACTTTGGTTTGGAGGAATAGAGGTTTATAAAGGGAGTATGACACAGGGTGAAGTAATAGCCTATATAAACTATGTAAATATGATATTGTCTGCTTTAATAGTTTTAGCAAATTTAGTGGTAACCTTTACGAAGGCAGCAGCCTCTGCTAATAGGGTTAACGAAATACTTGAGTTAGAACCGTCAATTGTGGATAAGGCTGATTTTTCTGAAAGTATAATAAACAGTGATTATGATTTGGAAACTGAGAAGTCAATTAAAAATAGTAGTACAAAAGTAAAAGCTTCAAACCAGTTGAAGAGCGAAGAAGATGAAAAACCAATAATTCAATTCAAAAATGTAAGCTTTTCATATTCTGAATCATCAGAATATGCACTTAAAAATATTTCATTAGAGATAAATAAAGGTCAAAGGGTTGGAATTATTGGTTCAACTGGTGCAGGAAAGTCAACCCTAGTAAATTTAATTATTAGATTTTATGATACAACAGAAGGCTCTGTGTACGTTGAAGGAAGAAATGTTAAAGACTATACTCAAAAAGAACTAAGAGATAAAATCGGTTTAGTACCTCAAAAGTCTGTTTTATTTTCAGGTACAATTGAGGATAACCTAAGATGGGGGAACAAGGAGGCTTCTCAGGAGGAAATTGAAGAAGCGGCTAGAATAGCTCAAGCCTATGATTTTATAGTTAAGAAAGAAGAGGGCTTTAAATCAATGATTTCTCAGGGGGGAGCAAATCTTTCAGGTGGTCAGAAGCAAAGACTGGCAATAGCCCGTGCTATTGTGAAAAAGCCAGAAATATTGATTTTAGATGATAGTATGAGTGCATTAGATTATGCTACTGATGCAGCATTTAGAAAAATGCTGTCAGAGAAACTAAGTGATAAAACTATCATTATGGTTACTCAGAGGGTATCAACTATTAAAAATGCAGATTTAATTATTGTTTTAGATGACGGTGAAATTGTTGGTATGGGTAATAATGATTATCTCCTTGAGAATTGTTTAGTATATCAAGAAATATATAATTCTCAAGATGAAGAAAAGGAGGCTCAAAATGAATAA
- a CDS encoding InlB B-repeat-containing protein: MSKRVFKSIVILLFLIITVFAVNVNTVYAANITVGDITYNENDFTKLRTFLNQNSAVTGVTNGKAINAGYDENNPATWSGITWTDDEVKRIKTITWDTKSLAGNLDLSGATSMTSLVCSNNKLTSLNVSGNTAMTILSCFSNQLTDLNLSTNKKLVAVNCSFNKLTNIDVSKNTSLTNLCCYSNDIAKLDISKNTALTYFDCNTNKITELDVSNNKKLSTFLCYSNLLTELDLINNTQLTSLDCHSNKLGQLNVDACTKLITLNCSSNQLIELDLSKNTKVTNFSCSDNKLTKIKLILSNNSINLKSHGNGYVEFFIDSSKKQAIAVPFENGTGVSWEDTDKGVQLSNSYTYNLTAGRTYNLQANFAQNVTFNSQGGSEVAAITANYNSTITAPAIPIKDGYIFDGWYKEANCINKWDFAADRVTAEITLYAKWQQISTETIIINGVTYNSNDYTKLKAFLNQESAQKGTSNGKQLNNAYDENNPSTWTGVTWTDGTIKQIKTIYWSYKNLNGRLDLSGAAGLTSLKCYGNKITELITTDDTKLTYIDCGKNMLSSIDISNNTALTYLDCSYNELKYLDVNSNKELTELYCNSNDLISLDVSENEKLTKLNCEYNELISLDTSGSPKLRYLSCSENNLTSLDISKNINLFSIKCSYNQLTEVDISNNLLLGEIEIYGYNLKKFKSELNSKYFYKSLNAIANGNGYLYISNHPVSGEILLEAIPMKGNSFANWTDPVNNSIVSVKNTFRDWKPDLSYNLQANFSQNVIFNSQGGSEVEVKIVNYNNTVEEPQIPTYEGYIFDGWYKEADCINKWDFTTDRVTSETILYAKWISKEILYTVTFNSNGGSAVPNISNINYGESITAPDTPTRDGYDFLGWFKDSNYKNAWDFSKDVVKDNITLYAKWIDSGKTYTVKFNVDGNIVSEINNIKYGDTITAPLPPIKNGFKFKGWYKDSALLDDWDFTKDVVKENITLYAKWAAEEILYTVTFVDGDSTYFVIKNVKAGSTIDEPTAPTKENFAFIGWYKEVDNNKEWDFIRDKVTSDTILYAKWLPSADVTINGITYNGNDYNKLRAFLNQESAVAGKNNGQMINTDYDENDPTTWTGVSWCPGYFDNNEVSYIKEISWESKSLAGKLDLSGAKYLEKLNCSSNQIVELDLGGAERMLKLNCSSNQLAILDVSGANWLYSIDCSYNHINKLDLSSIIDISLNCSSNDMSELYIEGWVYSLKCSGNKFSRINLKYYYLDLISSGNGYMDINYEYAKYANVSAIPNSGYSFVNWTDTRTGNQVSSAATIYISEYDLEMNYSEYTANFTQKVIFDSQGGSEVEAATVNYNSTIKAPNPPTYEGYIFKGWYKEPDCINPWNFTNDVVKENITLYAKWDVADFA; this comes from the coding sequence ATGAGCAAAAGGGTTTTCAAATCAATAGTTATATTGCTATTTCTAATTATTACTGTTTTTGCTGTCAATGTAAATACAGTATATGCGGCAAATATAACTGTAGGTGATATTACTTATAATGAAAATGATTTTACCAAGCTTAGAACATTTTTAAACCAGAACTCTGCTGTTACAGGAGTTACCAATGGAAAAGCGATAAATGCAGGGTATGATGAAAATAATCCTGCTACCTGGTCAGGGATTACGTGGACAGACGATGAAGTCAAGCGTATAAAAACAATAACATGGGATACTAAGTCTTTAGCTGGTAATTTGGACTTGAGCGGTGCAACCTCAATGACAAGTCTTGTGTGCAGTAATAACAAGCTTACATCTCTAAATGTATCTGGGAATACTGCTATGACTATCCTTAGCTGTTTCTCAAATCAACTCACTGATTTGAATTTAAGTACTAATAAAAAGCTTGTAGCAGTAAATTGCAGCTTCAATAAACTTACAAATATAGATGTAAGCAAAAATACATCACTGACCAATTTGTGCTGCTATTCAAATGATATAGCTAAGCTGGATATAAGCAAAAATACAGCCCTTACATATTTTGATTGCAATACAAATAAAATAACAGAACTTGATGTTAGTAATAATAAAAAGTTGAGTACGTTTTTGTGTTATTCCAATCTATTAACTGAATTGGATTTAATCAATAACACACAGCTAACTTCTCTAGATTGTCATTCAAATAAACTAGGTCAGCTTAATGTAGATGCTTGTACAAAGCTTATCACATTAAATTGCAGTTCTAATCAATTAATTGAACTAGATTTGAGCAAGAATACAAAAGTAACTAATTTTAGTTGCTCTGACAATAAATTAACAAAAATTAAATTAATATTATCTAATAATAGTATTAATTTGAAATCTCATGGTAATGGATATGTTGAGTTTTTCATAGACAGTTCAAAAAAACAAGCAATAGCAGTTCCTTTTGAGAATGGTACAGGTGTAAGCTGGGAAGATACAGACAAGGGAGTACAACTTTCAAATTCTTATACATACAATCTCACAGCAGGACGGACATATAATCTGCAAGCTAACTTTGCTCAAAACGTGACATTTAACTCACAAGGCGGAAGTGAAGTAGCAGCTATAACTGCAAATTATAACAGCACAATAACAGCACCAGCTATACCCATAAAGGATGGATATATTTTTGATGGCTGGTACAAAGAGGCTAATTGCATAAATAAATGGGATTTTGCAGCTGATAGGGTTACAGCCGAAATAACACTATATGCTAAGTGGCAGCAAATAAGTACAGAGACCATAATAATAAATGGTGTTACTTACAATAGTAATGACTATACTAAGCTTAAAGCATTTTTAAATCAAGAGTCTGCACAAAAAGGGACTAGTAATGGGAAACAGCTTAATAATGCTTATGATGAGAATAATCCTTCCACTTGGACAGGAGTTACTTGGACTGATGGAACAATAAAACAAATAAAAACTATATACTGGTCTTATAAGAATTTAAATGGCAGGCTGGATTTAAGCGGAGCTGCAGGATTGACTAGCTTAAAGTGTTATGGAAATAAAATTACTGAACTCATTACAACAGATGATACAAAACTTACATATATAGACTGCGGTAAAAATATGTTAAGTAGTATTGATATTAGTAATAATACAGCTCTAACTTATTTGGATTGTTCATATAATGAACTGAAATATTTAGATGTAAATTCAAATAAAGAGTTGACTGAGCTTTATTGTAACAGTAATGATTTGATTTCTTTAGATGTAAGCGAAAATGAAAAACTTACAAAATTAAATTGTGAATACAATGAACTTATTAGCCTTGATACCAGTGGAAGTCCAAAATTAAGATACCTTTCATGTTCTGAAAACAATTTGACGAGTTTAGATATCAGTAAAAATATAAATTTATTTTCAATTAAGTGTTCTTATAATCAATTAACAGAGGTGGATATAAGTAATAACTTACTTTTAGGAGAAATTGAAATATATGGCTACAATTTAAAAAAATTTAAATCAGAATTAAACAGTAAATATTTTTATAAAAGCCTTAACGCAATTGCTAATGGAAATGGCTATTTGTACATATCTAATCATCCAGTATCTGGTGAAATTTTATTAGAAGCAATTCCAATGAAAGGGAACTCTTTTGCAAACTGGACTGATCCCGTTAATAATTCCATAGTATCAGTGAAAAATACATTTAGAGATTGGAAACCAGATTTATCCTATAATTTACAAGCAAACTTTTCTCAAAATGTTATATTCAATTCACAAGGGGGAAGTGAAGTAGAAGTTAAAATAGTAAATTATAATAATACAGTGGAGGAACCACAAATACCAACATATGAGGGATATATTTTTGACGGCTGGTATAAAGAGGCGGATTGCATAAACAAATGGGACTTTACGACGGATAGGGTTACATCAGAAACAATCTTGTATGCTAAATGGATATCTAAAGAAATACTGTACACAGTTACTTTCAATTCAAATGGTGGAAGTGCTGTACCAAATATCAGCAATATTAATTATGGAGAAAGTATCACAGCACCTGATACTCCAACTAGAGATGGATATGATTTTTTAGGTTGGTTCAAAGATTCAAATTACAAAAATGCATGGGATTTTTCTAAGGATGTAGTTAAAGATAATATAACTCTATATGCTAAGTGGATAGATAGCGGAAAGACCTATACAGTAAAGTTCAATGTAGATGGAAACATCGTATCAGAAATAAATAATATTAAATATGGAGATACTATTACAGCACCTTTACCTCCAATTAAGAATGGATTTAAGTTTAAGGGCTGGTATAAAGATAGCGCGTTATTGGATGATTGGGATTTTACGAAAGATGTAGTTAAAGAGAATATAACACTATATGCTAAGTGGGCAGCAGAAGAAATATTATATACAGTAACATTTGTAGATGGTGATAGTACATATTTTGTAATCAAAAATGTTAAAGCTGGAAGTACTATTGATGAACCTACTGCTCCAACTAAAGAGAATTTTGCTTTTATTGGCTGGTATAAAGAAGTTGATAATAATAAAGAATGGGATTTTATAAGGGATAAAGTTACCTCAGATACGATATTATATGCTAAGTGGCTACCATCTGCAGATGTAACTATTAATGGTATTACATATAACGGAAATGATTATAATAAGTTAAGAGCATTTTTAAATCAGGAATCTGCTGTGGCAGGAAAAAATAATGGACAAATGATTAATACAGATTATGATGAGAATGACCCTACTACATGGACAGGAGTTTCTTGGTGCCCTGGTTATTTTGACAATAATGAGGTAAGTTATATTAAAGAAATATCATGGGAATCAAAATCATTAGCCGGTAAGTTAGATTTAAGTGGAGCAAAATATCTAGAAAAGCTGAACTGTTCATCAAATCAGATTGTTGAATTAGATTTAGGTGGGGCTGAAAGGATGCTGAAACTAAACTGCTCATCAAATCAATTGGCTATACTGGATGTTAGTGGAGCTAATTGGTTGTATTCAATAGACTGCTCTTACAATCATATAAATAAGCTTGATTTAAGTAGCATTATTGATATTAGCTTAAATTGTTCTTCAAATGATATGAGTGAGTTGTACATAGAGGGGTGGGTATATTCTTTAAAATGTAGTGGAAATAAATTCTCTAGAATTAATTTGAAATATTATTATTTAGACCTTATTTCTAGTGGTAATGGATATATGGATATAAACTATGAATATGCAAAGTATGCAAATGTATCTGCAATCCCTAATTCAGGATATTCATTTGTAAACTGGACGGACACACGTACAGGTAATCAAGTTTCAAGTGCTGCTACAATTTATATTTCTGAATATGATTTAGAGATGAATTATTCTGAATACACAGCTAACTTTACTCAGAAAGTAATATTTGATTCACAAGGAGGCAGCGAAGTAGAGGCTGCAACTGTAAATTATAATAGTACAATAAAAGCACCAAATCCTCCTACATATGAAGGTTATATATTTAAGGGATGGTACAAAGAGCCTGATTGTATAAACCCATGGAATTTCACTAATGATGTAGTAAAAGAGAATATAACACTATATGCCAAATGGGATGTTGCAGATTTTGCTTAA